The nucleotide sequence GTTCACTTGCAAACAACTTTTGAAGGAACGCATGTTTAGGTGGCGAAAAGCTGGTCATCGTGCAGCAATATGGTTTCCATCAAATCATTTGGATAGACTCTTTCTGATCTAAAAAGAAAGACATACAAACATTAGCTACTGCATAGCCCTACTTTATGTTTATGTGCTTCAGCAATGTGTAAATAAACCATGACCTTGAATAATTTAACTACTTACATTACTTCAAGTGTCTCTGTGTCCTCATAGGCTACTTCCTCCACTATTTCCACCTCAACTTCTACCATTATTGTCTTCCTCACTGGGAAACAGAAGTATTTGATTAGAGAAAAAAACTACATAGCAGCCATGCTGGATCACCATAGAGAATAATGACCCTCTTTCACATAAACATACACTTACTTCCAAAATTGaagagaggggaaccagccaaaCTGTGGCAACATCTTCCTGGTCCACTTGgtccatgcacacaaacacagccaTGGCCCTCTGTCATGTGGCTCCTCCATTGACTGCCTAAACAATGCTGGGATGATTCTTCTCCATCAGCTCCACCCAAGGAGGGCTGGTGTGGGGGGACATCAATCCACATTTCAGGGGCATCTAGCCCTGTGTCACTCTGGCTTTGGATGCTAACTAGGTCTGTGTGGACAGGGCCAAAGGTTCTCTCAGTACAAGCCCAGCCCCAGGGGTTCTGAACACGCTCTTGGGTGAGGCCATGGCCATCtgaagacacagaggagagaaccTAAGAACATTTGACAAAAAGCTATTCTGTTCATACTATTGATGTCTAAAGGGATTCAAGCGAATGGAGAAACCAAGCAGATGgcattacagtggggcaaaaaagtatttagtcagccaccaattgtgcaagttctcccacttaaaaagatgagaggcctgtaattttcatcataggtacacttcaactatgacagacaaagaaaaaaatccagaaaatcacattgtaggattttttatgaatttatttgctaattatggtggaaaataagtatttggtcacctacaaacaagcaagatttctggctctcacagacctgtaacttcttctttaagagactcctctgtcctccacttgttacctgtattaatagcacctgtttaaacttgttatcagtataaaagacacctgtccacaacctcaaacagtcacactccaaactccactatggccaagatcaATGAGATGTCaaaagacaccagaaacaaaattgtagacctgcaccaggctgggaagactgaatctgcaataggtaagcagcttggtttgaataaatcaactgtgggagcaattattaggaaatggaagacatacaagaccactgataatctccctcgatctggggctccacgcaagatctcaccccgtggggtccaaatgatcacaagaacggtgagcaaaaatcccagaaccacacagggggacctagtgaatgacctgcagagagctgggaccaaagtaacaaagcctaccatcagtaacacactacgccgctagggactcaaatcctgcagtgccagacgtgtccccctgcttaagccagtacatgtccaggcccgtctgaagtttgctagagagcatttggatgatccagaagaagattgggagaatgtcatatggtcagatgaaaccaaaatataactttttggtaaaaactgaactcgtgtgtttggaggacaaagaatgctgagttgcatccaaagaacaccatacctactgtgaagcatgggggtggaaacatcatgctttg is from Oncorhynchus gorbuscha isolate QuinsamMale2020 ecotype Even-year linkage group LG19, OgorEven_v1.0, whole genome shotgun sequence and encodes:
- the LOC124004811 gene encoding uncharacterized protein LOC124004811, whose amino-acid sequence is MYGQNPNWLWSNGEPLRHHRHLGRLGLATLRQWEDEEEGKEEEHAIWTREHPAICCYTTNGHGLTQERVQNPWGWACTERTFGPVHTDLVSIQSQSDTGLDAPEMWIDVPPHQPSLGGADGEESSQHCLGSQWRSHMTEGHGCVCVHGPSGPGRCCHSLAGSPLFNFGMRKTIMVEVEVEIVEEVAYEDTETLEVISERVYPNDLMETILLHDDQLFAT